TAAAAGAATGACGGGGTTGCGTGTCTTTTTTTTTGACCAAAATTGTATGAAAACCCCAACATTTATTATAGAGCCATTATTCGAAACATCACAAAAAATATCGAACTACAACAAGAACTGGAGTACAAAAGCACTCATGATAGTTTAACGGGATTGTATAATCGACAATACTTCGATAAATTGATGGATACATATAATGAGAAGTTGGATCTTCCGATATCCTTAATAATTTGTGATTTAGATAACTTAAAACAAATGAATGATCAATTTGGCCATAAACGAGGAGACGATTTACTTTGCCAAGCAGCTCAATTACTCGGAAATTTTACTTCAGAACATACAACGTTGTTTCGAATTGGCGGAGACGAATTTGTATTCCTTGTAGCGATGCCAGACGAAAAAGAAGTCGAACATTTAGTCCAAAACATTGAACGTGAAATTGAGAAACATAATATGAATAATCCGCATTTACCAATTTACGTGTCCATAGGGTACGCCTATACAAACAGTTCGCGAGGTAAAATGGAACAACTGTATATCAAAGCAGATCACCATATGTATCAACAAAAATCGATGCGAAAATCACTTGTATAAAAATGAATACAATCAACGACAAGTTTTTCATTATTTCTCGGGAAATCGACATACCTTATCGGGAAATTTGTCTTATTCGTCCAACAGGCGCTCTTTCATCTCTGGTGTCATAAGCGAGCATTGGGGTGATGCCGAAAACCATTTGTGTCGGTTGTTTGCCACCCATCGATAAACAGCATCTCTTAATGGACGAGGAAAAAGAAATAACAAACCGCTTATTCTCCAACCCCCACCTAAATCAGTCAATAAACGAATCGCCCCGGACGAATGTGTGTAAGCATGCTCGTTTCGTATATATACGAACGTATCCATCTCATCGGTAGGAAGCCCATATGATTCTAAAAGTTGTACCCCCGTTGGTGATTGTAATGAAGCAAAATAAATGTCTTTTGTTCGATTGTGTCGAAAAACAAACTGTACAGTCCGATTACATAAGCCGCAATCTCCATCATACAGGACAATTTTTTTTACCAACAGGAACCTCTCCTTTTTCATTCATCATCGGGATTATTATAACATAGGTAGGAACATCCCTTTTAACAGAAACCCACCGTTCCTTTTGGATAAGAAACGGTGGGTTTGATTATTGAACAGCTACAGAAATATGTTGGAATGTCGTTACATCAAATAAGCCCATGTCGGTAATTTTTAATTCAGGAATCACAGGTAATGCTAAAAAGGACAGCGTTAATAATGGATTGAAATGAGTCGGTGCCCCAACAGCTTGAAGCGCTTGTTCCAATTGATAAAGCTCTTCAACGACTTGTTCTGCAGGATGTTTAGACATTAGTCCACCTATATGAAGTGGTAGCGTTCCGATGATTTTTCCGTTATCGGCGACCACGATGCCCCCTTGCATTCGTTCGATTTCTTGTATACACGTTAACATATCTTCATCGTTCGTTCCGACGGCAATTAAGTTATGGGAGTCGTGAGCAATCGTTGTGGCAATGGCCCCTCGTTGTAGCTTCATCCCTTTTACAATTCCAAGACCGATATTTCCTGTCCGGTGATGCCGTTCAATGACTGCTATTTTTAATTGATCTAGAGCAGTAGAAGGGACGAACAACCCATTTTTGACGGTGACGGATTCAATCCGCTTTTTCGTCATAATCGTATTCGGAATAATTTCCATGACATAAGCTTGATCGTTCACAGGAATTTGCAATTGTTCTTTTGTTATAGAAGGTAAATGAACAGATTGCGTAAGTTGCTCAGATAAAGTTCTGTCGTTCTGTTTCTCATGAAAACACGTTCCGTTTTGAGCGATGAGTTGTCCTTTGCGCCACACTTGGTAGATGGAAATGGTTTCTAAGTCATTAAGAAGTAAAAGGTCCGCTTCATAGCCTGGTGCAACGGCCCCTTTTGTATAAAGACCAAAGCATTCGGCGGCGTTTAACGTAGCCATTTGAATAGCTACTAAAGGATCGATTCCATGTTGGATGGCGAGTCTAATGCTATGGTCAATCGTCCCTTCTTCAATTAATTCGTCTAAATGTTTATCGTCAGTGCAAAATAGAAGACGGCGTGCCGTTTGTTCGTTGATGATAGAAATTAATGCAGGTAAATCTTTGGCTCCTGACCCTTGGCGAATCATAACGTAAAAACCCAAGCGTAACCGGTCTAATGCCTCCTCTGCAGTTACAGCCTCATGGTCATTTCGAATGCCTGCTGTGCGATATACATTCAGTGCTTCTATATTCAAACCTGCGGCATGTCCATCGATTTGATTCGTAACGTTTTGCGTCATCGTTAATTTGTCGAGCATCTGTTTCTCGCCTGTTAAAACCGCTGGATAATCCATGACTTCCGCTAATCCTAAAACGGAAGGGTGTGAGAAAAATGGGGCTAAATCGTCTGCTAATAGAGTGGCTCCTGCATGTTCAAACGACGTCGCCGGGACACAAGAAGGAAGCATAAACCGTAAATCAATCGGTGCTTCTTTGGCATCATCCAGCATAAATTGAATGCCTTCTTTTCCAGCCACATTTGCAATTTCGTGTGGGTCACAAATAGCCGTTGTGACGCCATGAGGTGCTAACATTCTAGCAAACTCTTGCGGTGTCACTAATGAAGATTCGATATGAATATGTCCATCAATAAAACCAGGGCAGATGTAGCGTCCTTCAGCATCGACCATCTTTTTCCCTTCGTAAGAACCAATGCCGACAATTTTTCCTTTATAAATGGCCACATCACCTGACATTATTTCACGAGTGAAAACATTCACAATCTTTCCGTTTTTAATCACGACGTCAGCTAATTTCCGTTTTGCACTAACATCGATCATTTCTTTAAGCAATTGTTGATTCATGAACATTCCTCCTCCTTATAAAAAAAGACCCTAGGACCTTCCTAGAGTTTGACAATAAGGAGTGGTATGCAAAAAAGGCACAATGTCCCTATATTACAAACCACCCCCGTAGTCAAACGATTTACGGTCGTTTGGTAGAGACTTTTGGGCCATATTCCCAAAATTATACGAGGGAAAAAGATATATTGTGTTTTAGTTTAATCAAAAGTACAAACTTTGACAAGAGAAAAATAAACGTAAAGTGCAAGCCAATTGGCCGAAAGTGCAAGCCAATTGGCCGAAAGTGCAAGCTCATCGGCGGAAAGTGCAAGCCCATCGGTGGAAAGTGCAAGCCCATCGGTGGAAAGTGCAAGCCCATCGGCGGAAAGTGCAAGCCCTCCGACTGAAACTGCAAGCCACCAGTCAAAACAGCAATCGAACCAGCCGAAACCGCCTACCACAGTCATTTCACAACATACCGTATAGCGAAAAACGTAACCTAAATACGAAATTATAAACCCTTATCCATTCAATCTGAATTCAGGCATACCACCTGTTCATCTATTTTCCCCATATGACGTCCGGGCAGAACATTTTAAGCATTCTTATTCCGATTTCGTTCGTAATGTGCCAACGTTAAGAGAGGCCATACGTAACGATAGCTATGATAATGAATATAAAAGCCTCCAGGGAGAGCAGCGCCTGTTGGATACTTCGTGCGCCAATCGTTAACGTGATTTAAATTGATTAATGCTTTTATCCCGTGTTGAATCGCACGGTCGTTTATATCGAGGCATGTTAATAAGGCATCAAGTGCCCAAGCGGTTTGAGATGGGGTGCTTACACCGAGAGGGCAGAACTGCTTTTTATGATCGCTTCGGCACGATTCGCCCCAGCCACCGTCTTCGTTTTGAATCGATAATAGCCACCGAACACCCCGTTGAATGGCAGTATGACTGCCGGGAACTCCAGCAGCCCGCAATCCTTTTAAAGCAGCCCACGTTCCGTAAATGTAACAAATACCCCAGCGCCCGTACCACGAGCCGTTCCGTTCTTGATGTTGCAGCAACCAACGCACAGCCGATTTCACCGAACGATGTTGAAGCGTCTTTTTCCGATATGTGCAAAGAAAACTAAGGACACGACCGGTTAAATCGGCCGTTGATGGATCTGAAAACCCATATTTGGCTCCATCATACGGAAGTAACGTTACCCATTCGGAGTCGGTATTTTTATTAAACGCACTAAATCCACCATCATCGTTTTGCATCGACTCTAACCAATGAGCACCTCGTAACCAGGCATCTCGATAATTCGCATCCGTTTGATATGGATACAACGCAGTTAAGGCAGCCACCGAATCATCGTTATCTGGATTGATGGTATTACTATCAGAAAATCCCCAACCACCAGGACGAACGTCTGGATTTCGATCCACCCAATCCCCATATTTTGTCTGTTGATGCAGTAAAAGATATCGGGCGGCACGTCGTAACGAATCGTGCCAAGGGGAGACACCGGCTTGTTGATAGGCTGTGCTCATTAAAGCTGTATCCCATACCGTTGAGGTCGAGTTTTGAACGTGGATTGTTTCGTCGGGGTTACATATAAATTCAATCAGTCCGTCAACAGCTTTTACAATCACCGGATTGTCTTTGGAATATCCAAGAGCAAGCAGGGCGTACACCATAAAAAACGTTGCACTGAAATAACTATACAGCGTTCCGTCGGGCTCAATACGTTGTAGCAAATATTGTTCCGCCGTTTTTAATGCTTTTTGGTGTAGTTCAGAAGGTAGGAGTAAAAGATGAGATACTGCTTGTTCGAAGAAATCTATTACTTCATCAAAGGACCGAAAAGTGGTAGAACCAAGAATGGGACGAATGTTAGGTGTTTCGTTTGTTGTTATCGAAAAATGTTGATTCGCGCAAACGAGAATGGGTGCTATATGAACACGGGCAGAACTGACTAAATCCTGAAATTGAAACGGAGACCAGTCTGGTAAAAGCAACACTTCTATCGGAACGGTCCACTCTTTGGACCAATCGTACTGTCCATTCATGGCAAGCATCACTTTTGTTAACGAGTGGGCTTGATTAATTCCTCCTTCTTTACGAATAAATTGCTCGGCTAAGCGAAGCTTCGGGTGAGAAGGAGATATCCCCGCATAGCGGAGCGCAAAATAAGCCTCAATTGTTGCGGACACATTTCCTTCTCCTTCATCGTCATACCACTTCCAAGTTCCATCTTCCGTTTGTTTTTTCCATAACCGGTCTACGAGCTGCTCAATCAGTCCATCATACGGGTATTCTAGCATCCGTAATAATATTATCGTATACGCGTCTGTTAAAATACCATTTTCAAAGCAGAAGCGAAACGAACCGTCGTCTGCCTGATAAGGTAATGTTTGTTGGATAATTCTCTGTATTTCTTCCGTACTCAAATTGAAGCCCTCCATCCTTTGAGGTAGTATCTGTTAACACCATATTCCAAAGGAAGGGGCATTATATCCAACTCTGGTACTTCCATAGAAGAAATTCGTTATTGAGAAAAGGGCATAAACTAAAAAGACCGTCATTGCTATTATTTGGAGCTATCGAGGAATGAAAAGGCAATTGAACATAGTTCGCTGGAAAAAAATGATATAATGAATAAAAGAATACTTCCAACAAAAGGAATTGAAACAAAATAGGGTTGTAATGGATACGATGCACATGTTTTTTATGGCGATACTGAGTAGTTTTATCGGTGAACACGTAATCAATCGTGTTATAGCCGCCATAAATCGTATGTACAAATTAATCTTTAACTTCAAAGGAAGCTGTTAACTACCATATACCAATACCTCTTCTTTGTTTACCCCAACAAAATTTTTATGAACCTCAATTGCGTTATTTATATGCATTAATCTGATTTATATTGGTAGAAAGGATGAAATTGATGAAAGTAGATGCGCTTGTTTTTGATCTGTACGGAACGCTTTTTGATGTATTTTCGGTAACGGAAACGTGTCGGTCTTTGTTTGGGGAGAAAGGTCCAAAAGTGAGTGAACGTTGGAGACAGAAGCAGCTTGAATATGCTTTTTTACGACAGGTAATGAAAAACTATGTGCCATTTGATGTCATTACAAAACAAGCGTTACGCTATGCGTGTCGGTTCGAGCAGGTGGAGTTAACACCAGAAGCAGAAAAGGAGCTCCTCAATCAATACGAACGATTAACACCGTTTCCAGAAGTCAAGGAAACGTTAACCGCCCTTTCCAACAAAACTCGGGCCATTTTTTCAAATGGACCTGCATCGATGCTAACTCCATTATTAGCTCATGCTGGGTTTGAAGTATATTTTGATGAAGTTATTAGCGTAGATGAAATTAAGCAGTACAAACCGTCACCAATGGTGTATCAGCATGTTGTCCATCGGTTAGGGGTTGGAAGAGAACACATCTTGTTTATGTCCGCAAATGCGTGGGATATTGCCGGAGCGAAAAACTTCGGCTTTCAAACGGTGTGGGTAAATCGCGCAGGACTGCCTTTTGATGAACTTGATGTGGAACCAGATTACGTGGTTGATGACCTTTCTAGCTTACCGACATTGTTAAGAAAGTGAGAGAAAGATCAATGTTACGAAGATTTCAATTGTTCTTTGTGGGAAGTATGCTTTTTTTTGTCGCAAGTTGTTCCGAACAGGATGTATCTTCTTTACAACTGAAGCCTTATACGTTTGAAGAGAATGAATTTCGAATTTTAAGTGTAACCCACTTAAATGCAACCGGCTATATCTTACAAGGAAACCTTCATTCCAATGTCGGAATTTTATACGAAATTGAAGAATATATCGACGGTGAACTCGTTGATACGATGAAATTTATGGACTATGGAGCAGAAGATAATTTGAAGTTCCTTCTGCTTTTTGGAGATCGAGACCTAGACAACGAGGATGCTCTTGAAATTTCTGTTGGGGGGATAGGTAGATCTTCTTCATATAAAGTCGAACTCATTCCGAATTATCTTGAAATGGGACGGGTAACTAGTACTCTAATTGGTGAAACTATCATTCTTGAAAGAGAGGTTCCCGTGTATCAAGTCCATTGTACTAACCGAAATGGGAAAGAGCTACGAGTTTGGGTTTACCAATGATAACATTGTCGAATTAATAAAGAAGAATAAATTCCCACAGGCGTTTCTTTATAAACTCACGTTAATGGATAAAGAAATACTACATGAAAGATTTTAAGTAGATGCAGACAATGAACATGGGATTTCGCACATATCTTTTTCCTTTGAATAAGGTAAAGGGAAGGAAAAAAGAAGAGAGGGAATGCCCATGTATCATCGTCAGTTTAATCCATTAGATTATTTTCTTGGTCAATTGGGACAGCCAAGTTATCCACCATATGATCAAACAGGATACGGTGGTTATCCGACGACTCCACCATCTGGAGCGGGGCAACAACCAGGATTTGGCCCACCACCTAGTTTAGTTCCTTTTCCTGGAGGGGGACAACAGCAAGGATTTGGAGGCCCACCAAGTTCACCACCGCCGTCGTTTACCCCTCAAGTGCAAGAAGGACCAAGTTTACAAGCCGTTGACCCAGGTGCCTTTTACGGATGTTTAAACAAATACACCTATGTCACCTTAACTAATTTAAGGTCGTTTTGGTTTTACCCAACGTATATCGGCCGAACCTCAGTGGCCGGTTGGAGATGGTATGGATCTTACTGGGGTTACTACGGAATGGATACGAGACGAATTCGGTCGTTTCAATGTTTTTAAAAATGTATTAACGGGACGAATAGAGGCTTCCGGTTGGTTGAGTAAGGAAGCTTCTATTTGTGCTAGTTCAGGTTAACTTTTTACGTTAGTGAATATTTTTATGAAACTTTTGACGTTCGTTTTCGTATACATAGATACATCCTTGTAGAGGGGAATGTAGGAGAGTGGTAGTAATTGGATTCGTATCAGCAAAAATTAATGCAGTTAGTTCAGAAGTTCTCCCAGGTAGGCGTTAAAATTTCCAAGACAAAATCAAGATTAGATGTCATTAAAAGTATCAAAACATGGACCACCTTACCATCATCCCTAAAGCACGATTTTTATAGTAAGGGACACTAGGTGCCAATCACCTAGTGTTTTTTCTTTTTACTTATGGCAGCGAATACACCTAAAAAAAAGGCAATACATATTGCTATCCATGAAGCAGTATTCAAAGTATTCAGCTCTTATTATCGATTAAAATCGATAAGTTTATCGTAATCGAGGCATTTTTGTAAAAAAATCACCAAACGTTTCATAAAAAAATAGAGAACTAGGGTAGTTGGTCTGTTCAACAAGGAGATATTTGCACCGAATCGACCACTTTTTTCACCTAAATTCCCCCCATGTGTGTAAAAAAAACACAAAAATAAATATCTAATTTAGCACTCACTAGGAACAGAATGATGAATCCGATTTCAATTCGTTTCATAAAATGGGAGCATCAAAGATATACATAAAATAGGGAGGGGATGCAATGAATCAGGCGATGTTTGATATGGAGACATTAAAAGATATTCGTCGAACAGCAGATGAAATTTCGTATACGTGTATGAATCGTCACTATTACACAGAAGTGGAAAATTTGAAAAAAGCCCTTGATCATGTATGTCGTGTGCTAGGTACGTTTGCCGACATTGAAATGCATCGGTTAAAAGGGCATTATGTGGCGTATGATCCTCAAGCGTATATAAAAGGGCGGTTACAGCTAGCCTATGACGCTATCAAGGTAGCACCTACAGATGACCAGTTTCCGGCTTAATGTGTGTAAACGTTATTCCTTGTCGAATAACGTTTTTTGTATGCACATTCGTACGGGACGAAGAGAAAGCTATTAACGAAACTTATTCGGATTTTCTATTCTAATCGA
The sequence above is a segment of the Bacillus sp. (in: firmicutes) genome. Coding sequences within it:
- a CDS encoding GGDEF domain-containing protein; its protein translation is MYNRQYFDKLMDTYNEKLDLPISLIICDLDNLKQMNDQFGHKRGDDLLCQAAQLLGNFTSEHTTLFRIGGDEFVFLVAMPDEKEVEHLVQNIEREIEKHNMNNPHLPIYVSIGYAYTNSSRGKMEQLYIKADHHMYQQKSMRKSLV
- a CDS encoding thiol-disulfide oxidoreductase DCC family protein; this translates as MKKERFLLVKKIVLYDGDCGLCNRTVQFVFRHNRTKDIYFASLQSPTGVQLLESYGLPTDEMDTFVYIRNEHAYTHSSGAIRLLTDLGGGWRISGLLFLFPRPLRDAVYRWVANNRHKWFSASPQCSLMTPEMKERLLDE
- the ade gene encoding adenine deaminase, producing the protein MFMNQQLLKEMIDVSAKRKLADVVIKNGKIVNVFTREIMSGDVAIYKGKIVGIGSYEGKKMVDAEGRYICPGFIDGHIHIESSLVTPQEFARMLAPHGVTTAICDPHEIANVAGKEGIQFMLDDAKEAPIDLRFMLPSCVPATSFEHAGATLLADDLAPFFSHPSVLGLAEVMDYPAVLTGEKQMLDKLTMTQNVTNQIDGHAAGLNIEALNVYRTAGIRNDHEAVTAEEALDRLRLGFYVMIRQGSGAKDLPALISIINEQTARRLLFCTDDKHLDELIEEGTIDHSIRLAIQHGIDPLVAIQMATLNAAECFGLYTKGAVAPGYEADLLLLNDLETISIYQVWRKGQLIAQNGTCFHEKQNDRTLSEQLTQSVHLPSITKEQLQIPVNDQAYVMEIIPNTIMTKKRIESVTVKNGLFVPSTALDQLKIAVIERHHRTGNIGLGIVKGMKLQRGAIATTIAHDSHNLIAVGTNDEDMLTCIQEIERMQGGIVVADNGKIIGTLPLHIGGLMSKHPAEQVVEELYQLEQALQAVGAPTHFNPLLTLSFLALPVIPELKITDMGLFDVTTFQHISVAVQ
- the shc gene encoding squalene--hopene cyclase, with the translated sequence MEGFNLSTEEIQRIIQQTLPYQADDGSFRFCFENGILTDAYTIILLRMLEYPYDGLIEQLVDRLWKKQTEDGTWKWYDDEGEGNVSATIEAYFALRYAGISPSHPKLRLAEQFIRKEGGINQAHSLTKVMLAMNGQYDWSKEWTVPIEVLLLPDWSPFQFQDLVSSARVHIAPILVCANQHFSITTNETPNIRPILGSTTFRSFDEVIDFFEQAVSHLLLLPSELHQKALKTAEQYLLQRIEPDGTLYSYFSATFFMVYALLALGYSKDNPVIVKAVDGLIEFICNPDETIHVQNSTSTVWDTALMSTAYQQAGVSPWHDSLRRAARYLLLHQQTKYGDWVDRNPDVRPGGWGFSDSNTINPDNDDSVAALTALYPYQTDANYRDAWLRGAHWLESMQNDDGGFSAFNKNTDSEWVTLLPYDGAKYGFSDPSTADLTGRVLSFLCTYRKKTLQHRSVKSAVRWLLQHQERNGSWYGRWGICYIYGTWAALKGLRAAGVPGSHTAIQRGVRWLLSIQNEDGGWGESCRSDHKKQFCPLGVSTPSQTAWALDALLTCLDINDRAIQHGIKALINLNHVNDWRTKYPTGAALPGGFYIHYHSYRYVWPLLTLAHYERNRNKNA
- a CDS encoding haloacid dehalogenase type II, whose product is MKLMKVDALVFDLYGTLFDVFSVTETCRSLFGEKGPKVSERWRQKQLEYAFLRQVMKNYVPFDVITKQALRYACRFEQVELTPEAEKELLNQYERLTPFPEVKETLTALSNKTRAIFSNGPASMLTPLLAHAGFEVYFDEVISVDEIKQYKPSPMVYQHVVHRLGVGREHILFMSANAWDIAGAKNFGFQTVWVNRAGLPFDELDVEPDYVVDDLSSLPTLLRK
- a CDS encoding transporter translates to MPMYHRQFNPLDYFLGQLGQPSYPPYDQTGYGGYPTTPPSGAGQQPGFGPPPSLVPFPGGGQQQGFGGPPSSPPPSFTPQVQEGPSLQAVDPGAFYGCLNKYTYVTLTNLRSFWFYPTYIGRTSVAGWRWYGSYWGYYGMDTRRIRSFQCF